From Propionispora vibrioides, the proteins below share one genomic window:
- a CDS encoding bifunctional diguanylate cyclase/phosphodiesterase produces MFQTVREKLFLSFLLIALVPLLIFGVSTYLHITKSLENELQLTTGKDVDQANQFIVNMLQSVKEDARMFAANPLVRQGEHELPVFYDKQEDVVLGYNKPNGTVASRIFAEFERYAWTHPNVAYVYLGTEDGGYLQWPQKKVGKAGYNPKYRPWYKQALQNPGQVMLSEPYPSFLGDNFIISTTTTVNNEQGQLIGVMGIDISLTQLSEFVGESNKNNQNPLFLFTQDGIILTHPNPDMHFQHISKLDIGTRLGEEDRDYDWHRLVRDREGFFATTMQGRDVLIHFQTSPDTGWKLATVTDKAELMAKNRQVAINISLAVLLLLILMVWTIPFITRFLTRPLDEIVAHLKELQKGNFIATLSSVILRREDEIGEVAQAMDVMQKERYQAEEELKKSNEELAGLFEQLTSTEEELRAQFEELWDKQKKIEKSEERYRLATEGANDAIWDWDIRTNQMVISKRWLDQLPWSVEEDVDVAKLWWQSIHPNDLAQADACLREHLAGQTAVYLCEYRIKDKRGQNLWVMARGKALFDENGTAVRMAGSFTNITEHKMRELQIQHMAYYDSLTGLPNRVAIVEQLAAETKQQAAQGAILFIDLDNFKLVNDSFGYAQGDRLLVDVARQLQVIAGEHFVARLGGDEFIILLKGIVKPAVVESLAKQITQAIDQPFGADDNYFMVTSSVGIALYPQDGNQPDKLMRSADIALHQAKRKGKSCYQWFQERFEQQMLARLYMEKGLREAIANNHLVLHYQPIVDLVTGTAVGLEALVRWQHPERGLAFPDQFMSVAEESGLIVDMGQWVLRAACQFGKELLDNGKELNLAVNVSVKELLQADFVDQVALVLSETAFPSRYLELEIVETLLIENFSVAIPKLRALRSIGVQISLDDFGTGYSSLHYLTELPIDIIKIDRSFLAGAMESNKQAAIVETMVALAHRLQLTVVAEGVETEEQRQFLKQLCCDKVQGYLISKPVDQAKVYELI; encoded by the coding sequence ATGTTTCAAACGGTACGGGAAAAATTATTTTTAAGCTTTTTACTGATCGCCCTGGTACCCTTACTGATTTTTGGTGTCAGTACTTATTTGCATATTACCAAGTCTTTGGAAAATGAGCTGCAATTGACTACCGGCAAGGATGTGGACCAGGCCAATCAATTTATTGTAAATATGCTGCAAAGCGTGAAAGAGGATGCCCGGATGTTTGCTGCGAACCCATTGGTAAGACAGGGGGAGCATGAGTTGCCGGTTTTTTACGATAAACAGGAGGATGTCGTGCTTGGCTATAACAAGCCGAATGGGACGGTGGCCAGCCGGATTTTTGCCGAATTTGAGCGCTATGCCTGGACTCATCCGAATGTGGCCTATGTCTATCTGGGAACCGAAGATGGCGGGTATCTTCAGTGGCCTCAAAAGAAAGTGGGAAAAGCCGGCTATAATCCTAAGTACCGGCCCTGGTATAAGCAAGCGTTGCAGAACCCCGGACAGGTTATGCTTTCCGAGCCGTATCCTTCTTTTCTCGGTGACAATTTTATCATTAGCACCACCACGACCGTGAACAATGAACAGGGACAGCTTATTGGAGTTATGGGAATTGACATAAGTCTGACCCAGCTATCCGAATTTGTGGGAGAGTCCAACAAAAACAATCAAAACCCATTGTTTTTGTTTACTCAAGACGGAATTATCCTGACCCATCCTAATCCTGATATGCATTTTCAGCATATCTCGAAGCTGGATATTGGAACCCGTTTGGGTGAGGAAGACCGGGATTATGACTGGCACCGCCTGGTCAGAGACCGGGAGGGGTTCTTTGCAACAACCATGCAGGGTAGAGACGTGCTCATTCACTTCCAGACCTCCCCGGATACAGGGTGGAAGCTGGCGACCGTTACCGATAAAGCCGAGCTAATGGCTAAAAATCGGCAGGTTGCTATTAATATCAGTCTGGCTGTTTTGCTGTTGCTCATTTTAATGGTTTGGACGATCCCCTTCATTACCCGTTTCCTGACCAGGCCGTTGGATGAAATTGTGGCTCATTTGAAAGAATTACAGAAGGGTAATTTTATCGCAACACTGTCGTCGGTTATTCTGCGACGGGAGGATGAAATCGGTGAAGTGGCTCAGGCCATGGATGTCATGCAAAAAGAACGCTATCAGGCCGAAGAAGAGCTAAAGAAGAGCAACGAAGAGCTGGCTGGCTTATTTGAGCAGCTTACCAGCACGGAAGAGGAACTGCGGGCCCAGTTTGAAGAGTTGTGGGATAAACAAAAGAAAATTGAGAAAAGTGAAGAACGTTATCGTTTGGCTACGGAAGGTGCCAATGATGCGATTTGGGACTGGGATATCCGGACAAATCAGATGGTTATCTCCAAACGCTGGCTGGATCAATTGCCCTGGTCGGTTGAGGAGGATGTGGACGTGGCTAAGCTATGGTGGCAAAGCATTCATCCTAATGACCTGGCCCAGGCCGATGCCTGCTTACGGGAGCATCTAGCCGGGCAAACTGCCGTGTATCTTTGTGAATACCGGATTAAGGACAAACGGGGGCAGAATTTGTGGGTTATGGCCCGCGGTAAGGCCTTATTTGATGAGAACGGAACGGCTGTACGCATGGCGGGCTCGTTCACCAATATCACCGAGCACAAAATGCGGGAATTGCAGATTCAGCATATGGCCTATTATGATTCCTTGACCGGTTTGCCCAACCGGGTGGCTATTGTGGAGCAACTGGCGGCTGAGACAAAGCAGCAAGCAGCTCAAGGGGCCATCTTATTTATTGATTTAGATAACTTTAAATTGGTCAATGATTCCTTCGGCTATGCGCAAGGTGACCGGCTGCTGGTCGATGTGGCCCGGCAGCTCCAGGTGATTGCCGGGGAGCATTTTGTGGCCCGGCTGGGCGGCGATGAATTTATTATCTTGCTGAAAGGCATTGTGAAACCCGCCGTAGTGGAGTCGCTGGCCAAGCAGATAACCCAGGCAATTGATCAGCCTTTTGGTGCTGATGATAACTATTTTATGGTGACTTCCAGTGTCGGGATTGCCCTGTATCCTCAAGATGGCAATCAGCCTGATAAATTAATGCGAAGTGCCGATATCGCTCTCCATCAGGCTAAGCGGAAGGGGAAATCCTGCTATCAGTGGTTTCAGGAACGTTTTGAACAGCAGATGCTGGCCCGCTTATACATGGAAAAAGGTCTGCGCGAGGCAATTGCCAACAATCATCTGGTACTTCACTATCAGCCTATTGTTGATTTGGTGACAGGTACGGCGGTAGGCCTGGAAGCACTGGTTCGCTGGCAGCATCCTGAACGGGGACTTGCCTTTCCCGATCAGTTTATGTCGGTAGCCGAAGAGAGCGGGCTGATTGTCGATATGGGACAATGGGTGCTGCGCGCCGCCTGCCAGTTTGGCAAAGAGTTGCTGGACAATGGAAAGGAGCTTAACCTGGCGGTTAACGTATCGGTGAAGGAACTGCTGCAGGCTGATTTTGTTGATCAAGTAGCTCTGGTTTTATCCGAAACGGCTTTTCCCAGCCGTTATTTGGAATTGGAGATTGTGGAGACGCTATTAATTGAGAACTTTTCTGTGGCCATTCCTAAGCTGCGGGCGTTACGGTCGATAGGAGTACAAATTTCACTGGACGATTTTGGTACCGGCTATAGTTCGTTGCATTACTTAACGGAGTTACCGATTGATATCATTAAAATTGACCGTTCTTTTCTGGCCGGTGCTATGGAAAGCAATAAACAGGCCGCCATTGTGGAAACCATGGTAGCCTTGGCTCACCGGCTGCAGTTGACGGTGGTGGCTGAAGGCGTGGAAACCGAGGAGCAACGGCAATTTCTTAAACAGTTGTGCTGTGATAAGGTGCAGGGGTATCTGATCAGCAAACCCGTAGACCAGGCTAAAGTGTACGAACTGATTTGA
- a CDS encoding 3-oxoacyl-ACP synthase III family protein has translation MSNQAYIKAIASYLPEKIEFNNPISRLTKKTGIYERHIANIDECASDMAVRAAENLFSQTDTSRDNIDFIILCTQSPDYFLPTTACLLQHRLGLSKKCGAFDFNLGCSGYIYGLSIAKGLIETDQARNVLLLTAETYSKFIHPEDSTVRPLFGDGATATLISTAPTVQTGLHSFVFGTDGGGGEHLIVPAGAVRNPAFKTPQINQVDEAGNQRTNYHLFMNGGAISNFALEVVPDTVEKILEKSQLTKKNIDLYIFHQANTFMLKFLQEKCGLEDSFYWNDPKNCGNTVSSSIPLAIDQFLHSKPELPILKRVMLLGFGVGLSWGGCIADLSAMASSKNFNV, from the coding sequence ATGAGTAATCAAGCGTATATTAAAGCTATAGCGAGTTACTTGCCAGAAAAAATAGAATTTAACAATCCTATTAGCCGGTTAACAAAAAAAACCGGGATATATGAGAGACATATTGCAAACATAGACGAATGCGCATCAGATATGGCTGTCAGAGCTGCTGAAAATTTATTTTCCCAGACAGATACTTCAAGGGATAACATCGATTTTATTATTTTGTGCACACAGTCACCTGACTATTTCTTACCGACGACTGCCTGCCTATTACAACATAGGCTAGGATTATCTAAGAAATGTGGTGCCTTCGACTTTAACCTGGGATGTTCAGGCTATATTTATGGTTTGTCTATTGCTAAAGGTCTTATAGAAACAGATCAAGCTAGGAATGTATTATTGTTAACAGCAGAAACTTACAGCAAGTTTATTCATCCGGAAGATTCGACTGTGCGCCCCTTATTTGGTGATGGTGCAACAGCTACACTTATCTCTACTGCACCGACCGTACAAACTGGATTACATTCCTTTGTGTTTGGTACAGATGGTGGTGGTGGGGAACATTTAATTGTTCCTGCTGGTGCTGTTAGAAATCCTGCTTTTAAGACACCTCAAATTAACCAGGTGGACGAGGCTGGAAATCAGAGAACTAACTACCATTTATTTATGAATGGTGGGGCAATTAGTAACTTTGCATTAGAAGTGGTACCGGATACTGTAGAAAAGATTTTGGAAAAAAGCCAATTAACTAAAAAAAATATTGATCTTTATATTTTTCATCAGGCAAATACCTTTATGCTGAAATTTCTTCAAGAAAAATGTGGTTTGGAGGATTCGTTTTATTGGAATGATCCTAAAAACTGTGGCAATACAGTTTCTTCATCTATTCCACTAGCTATTGATCAATTTCTTCATAGTAAACCAGAGCTTCCCATTTTGAAAAGAGTTATGTTGCTCGGATTTGGAGTTGGGCTTTCCTGGGGCGGTTGTATTGCTGATTTATCTGCTATGGCTAGCAGCAAGAATTTTAATGTCTGA
- a CDS encoding SDR family NAD(P)-dependent oxidoreductase, which yields MDEIIFNFKNKNFLVTGASSGIGRQITKELAMAGAKILALARDEGKLKALQEEIFGDICINSVDVTNYDRVEKCIDVFVTQHGKLHGSVHAAGIIDFTPLRAFNMEQAKKIMDTSFWAGINVLQLATKRKYAEDCSSHVQISSVNAYRGQRGLSAYGAVKAATPAAIRAIAKEIASRGHRVNSVSPGLVNTDMTRQNLLSDNLLENYLLGMGNPEDVSGLVLFLLSNRARWITGADFIVDGGYLA from the coding sequence ATGGACGAAATAATATTTAATTTTAAAAATAAAAATTTTCTTGTTACAGGGGCATCTTCAGGAATTGGCAGGCAAATTACAAAAGAATTAGCGATGGCTGGAGCAAAGATTTTAGCTTTAGCAAGGGATGAGGGGAAACTAAAAGCATTACAAGAAGAAATATTTGGAGATATTTGTATTAATTCTGTTGATGTTACTAACTATGATAGGGTAGAAAAGTGCATAGATGTTTTTGTGACGCAACATGGCAAACTTCACGGCAGCGTACATGCAGCAGGGATTATAGATTTCACGCCTCTACGTGCTTTTAATATGGAGCAGGCCAAAAAAATTATGGATACGAGCTTTTGGGCTGGTATTAATGTACTGCAACTTGCAACAAAAAGGAAGTATGCGGAAGACTGCTCATCACATGTGCAAATATCTTCAGTTAATGCTTATCGAGGCCAAAGAGGATTAAGTGCATATGGGGCTGTTAAGGCTGCTACACCTGCTGCTATTAGAGCTATTGCCAAGGAAATTGCTTCTAGAGGGCATAGGGTAAATTCGGTGAGTCCAGGTTTGGTTAATACAGATATGACGCGACAAAATTTGCTCTCCGATAATCTATTGGAGAACTATCTTTTAGGTATGGGAAATCCAGAGGATGTTTCTGGTTTGGTACTATTTCTGCTCAGTAATCGAGCGCGATGGATTACTGGTGCTGATTTTATAGTTGATGGAGGGTATTTGGCCTAA
- a CDS encoding phosphopantetheine-binding protein, whose product MEKFLNHLVGILDTEMDIKMETQLNEIEEWDSLSIVSFAAMVDIQYNKKVTVSQIKQAKTVYNLAQLVFE is encoded by the coding sequence ATGGAAAAATTTCTAAACCATCTAGTAGGTATTTTAGATACTGAGATGGATATTAAAATGGAAACGCAGCTTAATGAAATTGAAGAGTGGGATTCTCTTAGCATAGTTAGTTTTGCTGCTATGGTAGATATTCAATACAATAAAAAGGTAACTGTATCTCAAATAAAACAGGCGAAAACGGTTTATAATTTAGCACAATTGGTATTTGAATAA
- a CDS encoding UDP-3-O-(3-hydroxymyristoyl)glucosamine N-acyltransferase, translating to MLVSDIDLFKSLYTRNVSFSHLGFVSSLESELLSFCESEEYVNDINNSSNIVCLITTKELASSFNHKLRLIINEKPKQLFYEVHNYLFEKTSFYQKDISSFIADTSRIYPKAYIAERNIHIGNNVVIEPNVTILENVFIDDNVIIRSGSVIGSEGFQYVRSDNGILSVKHAGGVVLKKNVEIGANCCIDKGVFGENTVLEENTKLDNLVHIAHACRIGRRCLLAAGVIVAGSSIVGDDVWIGPGAIISNQISIGKESFVSLGSVVIKNMPQNSYGIGNPCRFAIK from the coding sequence ATGCTAGTTTCGGATATTGATTTATTTAAAAGTTTGTATACTCGAAACGTATCATTTTCACACTTAGGATTTGTTTCTTCCTTGGAAAGTGAATTATTATCGTTTTGCGAGTCAGAAGAATATGTAAATGATATTAATAATAGCTCTAACATTGTTTGTTTAATTACGACTAAAGAATTAGCTTCTTCTTTTAATCATAAATTACGCCTTATTATTAATGAAAAACCGAAGCAATTGTTTTATGAAGTACATAATTATCTTTTTGAGAAAACATCTTTTTATCAAAAAGATATCAGCTCTTTTATTGCCGATACAAGTAGAATTTATCCGAAAGCTTATATTGCCGAACGCAATATTCATATTGGCAATAATGTAGTTATTGAGCCCAATGTAACAATTTTAGAAAATGTGTTTATTGATGATAATGTTATTATTCGATCGGGAAGTGTTATCGGTTCAGAGGGTTTTCAGTACGTCCGTAGTGATAATGGTATCCTTTCAGTAAAGCATGCCGGTGGAGTTGTATTGAAAAAGAATGTGGAAATCGGTGCAAATTGTTGCATTGATAAAGGTGTCTTTGGTGAAAACACCGTGTTAGAAGAGAATACGAAACTGGATAATTTAGTGCATATTGCACATGCATGCAGAATCGGTAGAAGATGTCTTTTGGCTGCGGGTGTGATTGTTGCAGGATCTAGTATAGTCGGAGATGATGTTTGGATCGGTCCGGGTGCAATTATTTCTAATCAAATTTCAATAGGAAAAGAGAGTTTTGTCAGTTTAGGAAGTGTTGTTATAAAAAATATGCCGCAAAACTCTTATGGAATAGGTAATCCGTGTAGATTTGCGATAAAATGA